The Sulfurimonas sp. HSL3-2 genome segment ACTGCTTGGTTTAAAAGGTATCTTAAACGGGTTTTTTAAAGAGCTTTTCGGTCTTATAGGTATTATCGGCGGTGTCTTTGTCGCTTCTCGTGCAGGCGGCAGCGTTGGACAGATGATCAGTGACTCGCTTCTACATATACAAAACCAGACTGCCATCAACTTTACTGGATTTTTGATAACGCTTGCTATCTTCTGGCTTGCGATGGTCGCAATCGGATATGCATTCAAAAAACTCAGCAAACTAAGCGGACTTGGTCCTGTTGATAAGATAATGGGATTTGTCGTAGGTGCAGGAAAATTCTTCTTGATCATCGCAGTTGTTGCTTACGCTATTTATAACATAAAAGTCATCAGAACAAATATGCAAGACACGATGAAAACGAGTATCTTATTCCCTATTTTGGTAGAGACAGGGGGCTTTATTATGAAACTTGATACTACTGAGATATCAAAAGATATAAATGCAACGGTCACGAAAAAACAGGAAGAGATGCAGGCTCAGATAGAAAAAACTATAGCTGAGAACAAGGATCAAGTTCTTCAAAATGTGACAGAACAGATACAAAAGAACGAACAGAACATGAGTGATGAGATAAAAGAAAAGATAAAAGATTCTATGCCAGAAGATATAAAGAACAAGGTCAACTAAGTTATGAACACGACAACAGATTTTACAGAAAGAACTGTAGAGTATGAAAAACTGCTTCACGATTTTAAAGACCTGCTCAAAAAGAACCATCTTAAGTTCACTATTCAGCGTGAAGTCATACTAGAAACGCTTTATAACTCTGATGAGCACCTTTCACCCGAATCTCTTTACAATCTGATTCAGGAAAAGTATCCTAAGTTAAATACGGGAATAGCTACTATCTACCGTACCCTGACACTTTTAGAAGAATCAGATATCGTCACCTCTTTATCGTTTGGTACACAAGGTAAGAAGTATGAACTTGGTGCAAAAGATCACCATGATCATATGATATGTACCGTATGTAGTCATATCACTGAGTTTGTAGATGAAGAGATAGAAAAAAGACAACAGTCCATAACAAAAGAACTTGGATTCAAGATGACAGACCATTCAATGCAGATATACGGTATCTGCAAAAACTGCCAATAACAACTTTATGAAGGAAAGATAATTGCCATTTAGAAATAAATATATTCAACAACGTATCGAAAAAGCAAACCAGCTCAAAGAGCTTGGATACAATCCCTACTCAAACCATTCCGAGAGAAATACGACAATATCTAAGTATATGAATGTCAACTCTGATGTCGAGCATCTGGAAAATAAACGTGATGAAAACCGCAGCTATACACTCAGCGGCCGTATCAAGTTTTTCCGTATTATGGGGAAAGCAAGCTTTCTTAAAATAGAAGATGAAAGCGGGATGCTTCAAGTGTACGTATCACGCGACAATCTTCCTGAGGGCTACTATAACGATGTGTTCAAAAAACTTGTCGAAGTCGGAGACATCATTGAAGTAACAGGCTACCCTTTTGTGACTAATCATGGAGAACTTTCTTTACATGTAAGCGATTTCAGACTGCTAACTAAAGCGATCTCTCCTCTTCCTGAGAAGTTTCACGGTGTTACGGACAAAGAGATCAGATACCGCCAGCGTTATCTTGACCTGATCATGAACAGCGAGATCAGAAAGACTTTCCAGACACGTTCAAAGATCATATCACTTACTCGCAGATTCTTCGAAGACAAAGGCTTCTTAGAGGTCGAAACTCCTATGATGCACCCTATCGCCGGTGGAGCAAATGCAAAACCGTTCGTAACGCATCATAATGCTCTTGGAATCGACAGATATCTTCGTATCGCGCCTGAGCTTTACTTAAAAAGACTGATCGTAGGCGGATTTGAAGCTGTCTTTGAGATCAACCGTAACTTTAGAAACGAAGGGATGGATGCGACGCATAACCCTGAGTTTACTTCTATCGAGTTTTACTGGGCTTATAAGACATATAAAGATCTTATCAAGATCACAAAAGAGTATTTCGAGTATCTTTTCGATCATCTTAACCTTCCTACTATCCTACCTTACGGAGATATCAAAGTAGATTTCGCTGACTTTAGAGAGATACCTCTTATCACGTCATTGTATGAGATCGGCGGAGTACCAAAAGAGATCGTAAACGACAAAGAGAAAATATTAGAGTTCTTAAGAGCAAACAATCTTGAAGCAAAAGAGTCTATGAACCTAGGACAGCTTCAAGGAGAACTGTTTGACGAGTTCGTTGAAGCTAAACTGATCAATCCGACATTTATCACAGAGTATCCTGTAGAGATCTCTCCTCTTGCAAGAAGAAGCGATGAGCATCCTGAGATCACTGAAAGATTTGAGCTTTTCATCGCAGGCCGCGAGATCGCAAATGCGTTCAGCGAGTTAAACGATCCGGTCGATCAGCTTGGCCGTTTTGAAGCGCAGATGAGTGCAAAAGATGCGGGAGACGACGAAGCTCATGAGATGGATGTGGATTTTGTCAATGCACTTAGCTATGGTATGGCTCCGACTGCGGGTCAAGGGATAGGGATCGACAGACTGGTAATGCTTCTTACTAATGAACATTCAATTAGAGATGTGCTACTATTCCCGGCAATGAAACCTATACACAACGAGTTAAAAGAGAGTGATGACTCTCAAGAAGAAGAATAATTTTAATTTAAATCAAAAAAAGGACTGAAAAGATGAGTTTTTTAAAAGAGTTTGATAACGATATATATGAGTTATGTGAAAAAGAGCTAGAGCGTCAGACTGACCACCTAGAGATGATTGCGAGTGAGAACTTCACTCTTCCGGCTGTAATGGAAGCTATGGGTAGTGTCTTTACTAACAAATATGCTGAAGGTTACCCGCAAAAACGTTACTACGGCGGATGTGAGTTTGCCGATGCTGTTGAACAACTGGCGATCGACAGAGCTTGTGAGCTTTTCGGATGTAAATTCGCAAATGTACAACCGCATGCCGGAAGCCAGGCTAACGGTGCGGTTTACGCTGCACTTTTAACTGCCGGAGATAAACTTCTTGGTATGGATCTTAGCCACGGTGGACACCTTACTCACGGTTCAAAAGTAAGTTTTTCAGGAAAGAACTACCAATCTTTTACTTACGGTGTAGAGCTTGACGGCCGTATCAACTATGATCGCGTTATGGATATCGCGAAGATCGTTCAACCGAAGATCATCGTATGTGGTGCTTCCGCTTACGCTCGTGAGATCGACTTCAAAAAATTCCGTGAGATCGCTGATGCTGTAGGAGCGATCCTTTTTGCTGACATCGCACACATCGCAGGTCTTGTCGCAGCGGGTGAACATCCGAGTCCATTCCCTTATGCAGATGTCGTTACAACTACGACACACAAGACTCT includes the following:
- a CDS encoding CvpA family protein, whose translation is MEISYFDIIVGSIILLLGLKGILNGFFKELFGLIGIIGGVFVASRAGGSVGQMISDSLLHIQNQTAINFTGFLITLAIFWLAMVAIGYAFKKLSKLSGLGPVDKIMGFVVGAGKFFLIIAVVAYAIYNIKVIRTNMQDTMKTSILFPILVETGGFIMKLDTTEISKDINATVTKKQEEMQAQIEKTIAENKDQVLQNVTEQIQKNEQNMSDEIKEKIKDSMPEDIKNKVN
- a CDS encoding serine hydroxymethyltransferase, with the protein product MSFLKEFDNDIYELCEKELERQTDHLEMIASENFTLPAVMEAMGSVFTNKYAEGYPQKRYYGGCEFADAVEQLAIDRACELFGCKFANVQPHAGSQANGAVYAALLTAGDKLLGMDLSHGGHLTHGSKVSFSGKNYQSFTYGVELDGRINYDRVMDIAKIVQPKIIVCGASAYAREIDFKKFREIADAVGAILFADIAHIAGLVAAGEHPSPFPYADVVTTTTHKTLAGPRGGMILTNDEEIAKKVNSAIFPALQGGPLVHVIAAKAVGFKHNLSPAWKEYAVQVKKNASILADVLMKRGYDVVSGGTDNHLVLVSFINKDFSGKDADAALGRAGITVNKNTVPGETRSPFVTSGIRIGSPALTSRGMKDAEFELIANRIADVLDDINNETRQAEIKEELKALAQNFVIYNQPTY
- the lysS gene encoding lysine--tRNA ligase encodes the protein MPFRNKYIQQRIEKANQLKELGYNPYSNHSERNTTISKYMNVNSDVEHLENKRDENRSYTLSGRIKFFRIMGKASFLKIEDESGMLQVYVSRDNLPEGYYNDVFKKLVEVGDIIEVTGYPFVTNHGELSLHVSDFRLLTKAISPLPEKFHGVTDKEIRYRQRYLDLIMNSEIRKTFQTRSKIISLTRRFFEDKGFLEVETPMMHPIAGGANAKPFVTHHNALGIDRYLRIAPELYLKRLIVGGFEAVFEINRNFRNEGMDATHNPEFTSIEFYWAYKTYKDLIKITKEYFEYLFDHLNLPTILPYGDIKVDFADFREIPLITSLYEIGGVPKEIVNDKEKILEFLRANNLEAKESMNLGQLQGELFDEFVEAKLINPTFITEYPVEISPLARRSDEHPEITERFELFIAGREIANAFSELNDPVDQLGRFEAQMSAKDAGDDEAHEMDVDFVNALSYGMAPTAGQGIGIDRLVMLLTNEHSIRDVLLFPAMKPIHNELKESDDSQEEE
- a CDS encoding Fur family transcriptional regulator, with product MNTTTDFTERTVEYEKLLHDFKDLLKKNHLKFTIQREVILETLYNSDEHLSPESLYNLIQEKYPKLNTGIATIYRTLTLLEESDIVTSLSFGTQGKKYELGAKDHHDHMICTVCSHITEFVDEEIEKRQQSITKELGFKMTDHSMQIYGICKNCQ